Proteins encoded together in one Ipomoea triloba cultivar NCNSP0323 chromosome 4, ASM357664v1 window:
- the LOC116015868 gene encoding uncharacterized protein At2g29880-like, with the protein MVALWGPDESNELLQLMVDAIKNGWRDSSGGLSKLTVEKRILPALNEKLGCQRSYAQYQSRLKWFKNRFNNFSELMRHSSGFGWDPITKRFTASDEVWEDYLKSRPTHKHLRTDTVADYEDLAFVVGSTTAVGKNSIGLGDETDARIYNVEEDNQHRIDQLHFDFVNDGFTQNDIQVDSQDPRLPQYTSPAPQEINVEASLKLKNNNGSMQMNGGLK; encoded by the exons atggTTGCATTATGGGGACCTGATGAGAGTAACGAGTTGTTACAACTCATGGTTGATGCCATAAAAAATGGATGGCGTGATAGTAGTGGAGGTTTAAGCAAGTTAACTGTGGAGAAGAGGATACTTCCTGCTCTGAATGAAAAGCTTGGGTGTCAAAGATCGTATGCACAATACCAAAGCAGATTGAAATGGTTCAAGAATCGTTTTAACAACTTTTCTGAGCTTATGCGTCATAGTTCTGGATTTGGTTGGGATCCAATAACAAAGAGGTTTACAGCTAGTGATGAGGTGTGGGAAGATTATTTGAAG tcTCGTCCTACTCATAAACACCTACGGACCGATACGGTTGCTGACTATGAAGATTTAGCATTTGTAGTTGGAAGTACTACTGCCGTAGGAAAAAACTCTATTGGATTGGGTGATGAAACTGATGCAAGAATCTATAATGTTGAAGAAGATAATCAACATAGAATTGATCAActacattttgattttgttaacGATGGATTTACACAAAATGATATACAAGTAGATTCTCAAGATCCACGATTACCACAATATACTTCACCAGCACCTCAAGAGATAAATGTAGAAGCAAGTTTGAAACTCAAGAACAACAACGGGAGCATGCAAATGAATGGAGGGCTAAAATAG
- the LOC116015869 gene encoding 60S ribosomal protein L27-like encodes MVKFLKPNKAIILLQGRYAGKKAVIVKLFEDGTRDCPYGHCLVTGSPKADQELALHVMPTINTAGLQVSVSIEGSTLQRANELLDKKISIRPKLPASLHVSTK; translated from the exons ATGGTGAAATTTCTCAAGCCTAACAAGGCCATTATTCTCCTTCAAGGCCGCTACGCCGGCAAGAAGGCGGTCATCGTGAAGTTGTTCGAAGACGGCACTCGCGACTGCCCCTACGGCCACTGCCTGGTCACCGGATCGCCAA AAGCGGATCAAGAACTCGCGCTCCATGTCATGCCAACTATCAATACAGCCGGGCTCCAAGTTAGTGTATCAATTGAAGGCAGTACCCTTCAAAGAGCGAACGAACTGCTTGACAAGAAGATCTCCATACGTCCCAAGCTCCCAGCGTCATTGCATGTTTCCACAAAGTGA